GCTACTGGGGCTCACAGAGAATCCAAAGATGCAGAAAATCATATTTGTTGTGTTTCTGGTCATCTACATCGTCTCTGTGGTAGGAAATGTGCTCACCGTGGTCACTATCACTGCCAGCCCATTATCGGGGTCCCCCATGTACTTTTTCCTGGCCTATCTCTCCCTCATTGATGCCTGCTATTCTTCTGTCAATACCCCCACCCTCATCATAGAGTCACTCCGTGAAAAGAAGACCATCCCATTCAATGCATGCATAATCCAAATCTTTGGGGAACATTTCTTTGGAGGTGCTGATGTCATCCTGCTTActgtgatggcctatgaccgctatgtggccatctgcaagccactGCACTACATGACCATCATGAATCGGCGGCTATGTGGCCTGCTCATGGCAGTGGTGTGGGTGGGAGGCTTTCTTCATGCAGCCATACAGATCCTCTTTATCATCCCACTACCCTTCTGTGGCCCTAACGTCATAGATCACTTTATATGTGATCTGAATCCTTTGCTCAATCTTGCCTGCACTGATACCCACACTCTTGGGTTCTTTGTTGCTGCCAACAGTGGTTTCATCTGTGTCTTAAACTTCCTCCTCCTCATGGTTTCCTATGTGGTCATTCTGCGCTCCCTAAAGAACCACAGCTTGGAGGCGAGGCGCAAAGCcctctccacctgtgtctctcacATCACAGTGGTCGTCCTATTCTTTGTGCCCTGCATATTTGTGTACATGAGACCCGCAGCTACTTTATCCATTGATAAAGCAGTTGCAGTGTTCTATACTACAATAACTCCCATGTTAAATCCTTTAATCTATACCTTGAGAAATGACCagatgaaaaatgccattaggaAACTGTGTAGTAGGAATGCTAGTGTGGGTGACAAATAAATGTATCTGGAGCTCAACAGTGATTCAACTGAGGCAAAAGTCAAACAGACATGTTGGATGATCTCAGCAAGGAATACCTATGACataaaaaatgacaacaacaacaacaatgactgctattttgttttcaagaGCAAAAATGGGtgcaagaaatggaaaaataacccTAGCTCAGGATCTCTCTTTGCATATTTGAATAATGCTAGCAAATTGGGGCTTGTTTCATGAGCTTCATTCATATGCATGGATTCATAAGCTTtcatcctaattttaaaaattaaaaatagggacacctgggtggctcagcagttgagcatctgccttgcatcatggcatgatcccgggatctggaatcaggctccccacagggagcctgtttcttcctccgCCCGTGTCTTTaggcctgtctctgtgtgtctcttatgaataaataaataaaatcattttttaaaaaattaaaaataattatgatattGAGCAGTAGTCTTTATAACAATCCAAAGAAGTAGGCAttgctattatccccattttataggtgaggaaacagaaagggggaattatcaaaataattatactgaaGATTCACTAATCAGAGACTACCTGATTTCTCAGACCATGCTCTTAAATGTTGTGATACAGTGCCAGACAATGATGACAGAAAGATGATTCTAATTCTTACCACTTATTGAGCTAGGTTTTATGCTGGACCACATATATAAGATATAGATacaaatatctatatatacaatatatatctTATACATATGCATGTTAAATCATTATGTACATGTACTATATATCATAATAATATAGatgattatatattgtatttctattaatTCATTACTTATAACTAAATTCCAAGGATATTTCAGTAATAACTCAGGTCAATTTTAGTTATCATTGTTGTGGATAATAAGCTCATTGCAATATTCTGGTTTGTATTTACTttaggaaataaaagtgaaagccCATTAACACTGATGGAGTAGGTGAAGAATATgatactttatttgaaaatttacttgtaaaaagtaaaataaaataaaataaagaaaatttacttgGGGGCTTCAGGAATCCTATCATTGGTCATGTCACCCCATCTTATGCTGATAAGCTGTTAGAAAATGCGATGACTCAATCAAAGATCATTTCAATGCCAGATGAGGAATTCctacttttaatatatatttatactccCTAGAGATCTTGCTGCTACCTagaatattttatacaattaGAAAAATGACTAGTGCAtgataaataataactaaaaaataaaactataagaaagatcaaataaagtaaataaaagtagaacaaaaaatatattgagcTGTAGGGAATAATCTTCTATTTTGTCCTGATTGGATTCAAGAATTCTAGCTTGGGTCTGTTTAACACAGACCACAATTTGTTTTAACTCCGTGCTTAAACCATGTAATGAGAAAGAAATTGAACCTGACATTCTCATCTCGATTCAAGTAACTGAAAACTGAACCTACTCTCAGCAAGATTACATCATATGAACAGGAGTTGTCCATGTTATTCTTCTCTGTTAATTAGTTTACATTTGTGGTAACATATCatcatgaaagaatattttttaaaatatgtggctCAACCCACACACAAAGCAATTTCAGGATAAATATATTCCATTGATCCCATCTTATCCATCACCCATTAATCAATAGCAACATCTTGAGTCTGAAAGAATAATATATCAGAAACACTGATGATTGTGGGGCTTCAGTGCTAAATAGGGGAACCTGGGTCTTGCCTTCACAGAGCTTCACATCCACTGAAAGAAcccagaggaaaacagaaaatgacaacACCCTGTTATAAAGGGTAAGGGTAGTGGCAGCACAAAGTGCTAGGAAAGGATGAATTAGGGACATACAAGAAGGTTCAGGAAATGTTCCAAGAGGACAAGGACATATGAATGGAATTCAAACTGGAAATCAAGTCAGCAGAGTGAATATGTACACTTCAGTTGGAGTAGGAGCATTCCTAAGAGAGAGAATACATTACAAAGGTCAGGGGTGAAAATCAGTATGCAGGAATTCCTGGGTGAATGCAGTGTGACCATAGGTGTTAATATCTATaaattcaacatcatttattaaactcctcaccatgtgccaggcagtaTGCTACAAAATGACCAACCTATATGGGTAAATAGCAGGCAGGACATGAACCTGTGTGAGACCAGAACAGGAAAGAGATGCAGAAGGGTCTCACATCACGTTAAAGCCTACTTCACAATAGCATGGGCAAACATTGGAAGGCCTTTTGAACCAGTGAGTGATGCAGCTGGATTCGAGCTTGAGATGATAGCTGTATGGGGTTATCAGTGTGGGAAGTGGATTGAAGGGAACAAGAGTGGCAGCAGGATGTTATTGTCATGATGTGGGTGTGAAAGGATGGAGCCTGAACTCTGGTGGTGCCAGTGACGATGTTGAAGGTGGTAGGCACTGCTGAGTCTGGATCCACTTCCTTCACTCCTCCAGTGTCTCCTAGCTCTGTGTCTGGGCTACAAACAGCTCAGAGCTCAAAGCCCCACCTTCTCTGTACATTTGCACCAGAACAAAATTATAGGCTATACCCACCACTGTGGGACACGGTAGCAGCCAATAGACATCAGGCTGGTTCCTTTGCCTCGGGGTGGAGCCAGTCCTGTATCACGGTGTATACCCTAGATTCCTGTGGCATCAGGCTGAAGTCAATCCCCAGTTGGGGCCACACACTTCTTCCTATATCGTAGTAGCTTCCCTCAACCCTTCTCCTTATAAATCACTTTCATGAGAATCCCCATCTCAGAGTATGCATTTGGGAACCCAACTTaacacagagacataggaaacTTTAAGAAATATCTAAGTATATAAACAGAAGAACTTGACATGGGATGAAGATTTGATAGAGAAGTCATGAATGAAAACCAGACTCTTCTTTAAATTACTGGGaggagggaagccctggtggcgcggtttagtgctgcctgcagtccagggtgtgatcctggagacctgggatggagtcccacatcgggctccttgcatggagcctgctgcctctgccctctgccttgtctctgcctctctctgtatgtctctcatgaataaataaaatcataaataaataaataaataaataaataaataaataaataaataactggggGAGGAGTTAGAACAGagaaaatgagtctttttttgACAGCTCAAGTGGTTTCTACCTCTTTGTACTAAAGGGTTAATGTTGAATTGCCTAAGAAAATGTAATGTTCCCCCTCAAAGGCAGGTGACCTGAGAGAAGGGGCTGATTTTCCTCAGTACTCACTCCCACCATCCTCTTTGCTCCTACACCTATAACAAGACACAAAACACAACAACCTTTAATAGTGAGGTACAAAGTGTAACTCATGAACACAGTACaccccaaaataaatgttttctaatgtatgaagaaaaaaattggataaTCATGAAATAAAGTTCAATCAAGCCAAATTTCTTGATATTGGTTCACTAAGCAGAGATTCTTCATGTAACATTATAGCTGGGGGACTGAGGTAAAGCTAATGGTATATCTGCTTGGTTGGTGGCTAAAGCATGAATCTAAAGGGGGCCCAGTGTAAGCAAAGTAGAAATGCCAGATTTGCCTTGATGTAATGTAGAGGGACACATTGAAAGATATGGGGATATCGGAATGTTAGAATGGATTGTCATAAAAAAATGGATTGTCGTTTCAGGGAGGGTCAAGAAGACATacctttcttttgaaaaatttatttatttattcatgagagacacagaaagagaggcagagacataggcagaggaagaagcaggctccctgcagggatccaaATGCAAGACCCAAGATGGGGACCCCAgttcataccctgagctgaaggcagaccctaaaccactgagccacccagatgtctctagGTGTCATACCTTTCGTCATGACCAGAGAACTAAATTTTCAGGCTAGTGCCAGCATCTTTGAAAAACTGTTCACTGTTGTCTGTAGGCCAGACCTTTAGTGTTGCTAAACTGGAAAATCCCAATGCAATGGGAGTGTTTTGATGCCAGATAACAGTTACCAAGTGGTAGCACTGAAGCTTCTTAAAGGCAAGGTGGGCATGCTTTCCATAAAGGACAGAAGaatcaaaataacaatgagaaTAATTAATACAAGCAGATTTACAGTGCTGGCTCTGTCATGTTGGTGCTCCTAGAAGTGAAATAGGGAAGAAAATTATAGAAGCCTTGATCTGTGTTAGCAAAAATGTACAGGCTTAGTAAACTTAATCATAAAAGAGAGAttcgtgggatccctgggtggctcagcggtttagcgcctgccttcagcccagagtgtgatcctggagtcccaggatggagtcccacattgggctccctgcatggagcctgctttccctctgcctgtgtctctgcctttctctctcttctgtgtctctcatgaataaataaataaaatcttaaaaaaaaataaaaagagagagattcgTGATCTTGCAATTAATTCCCAGATGGAACCAGTCTATAAACTCAAAATTCCTAGAACAAAGGGAAGATCGAATCCCCTTGAGGCAGCACCCTGGGACATtgctaaaaatgtatatattaatctTTTTCACCGCATTCCCCAAATGAGGCCTATGGCCTTTTTGTCTGTCAATTTGTGCATTgaggaatagaaaaatatctagaCCTTCAAGGACTGCTGGACACTGGTTGTGACCTGAAACTGATTCCAGGAAACCCAGAACAACAGTGTTCCCCTAGATAGAGCAGGAGTTTCCAGAGGACAGGTGGTCATTGGAGTTTTAGCTCAGGCCAAGTTTGCAATGGGTCCAGTAGGTCACTGGACTCATTCTTTGGTACTTCTCCACCTTCAGAATGCATAATCTGAAGAGATATCTTTGCAACTGGCAAACTTGCAATTTGACATGCAGACTGAGGGCTATTATAGTGAAAGCCAAATGGAAACCTCTAGATTTGCCTCTACCTaggaaaatagtaaagaaaaagcaATACCACATCCCTGGAGGAATCATGGTGATTAGAGCCACCATCAAGGACTTGAAAGATATAGAGGTAGTGATTCCCATAACATACACATTTAACTCACTTATTTGGCCTTCACAGGAGATAGATGGATCTTGGAGAATGACAGTTCATACTTATAACTTAACTAGGTGGAGACTCCAAGAATTGCAACTGCTGTACCAGATGTGGTTTTGTTGCTTCGGTAAATTAACATATTCTTTGGTACCTGGTATGTAGCACATGATTTGACACATGTCTTTAAGATCCACTAGAGGCAATTTGATTGCAGCTTACAAGGCCAGCAATATGCCTTCACTGCCCTCCCTCAGAGTTGTGTCAACTCTCTGGTACTATGCCATAATTCAGTTCATAGAGATCTccattgtattttattcttctagatAACCATACTGGTCCATTATATTGATGACAAAACACTGATTGGATCTAGAGGTCAAGGTGTAAATACTCTAAGATTTATTAGTAGGACATTTCTGTATCAGAGGATGGAAAGTAAATACAATTGAAACTCAAGTAACTGAAACTCAGTAAAATGTCCACGATCCAAGGGGGATAAAGCATATAAGGATAGTTCTTttgaagtaaatataaaataggataaaaacagagggggagacaaaccgtaagagaatcttaactatacagaaaaaACTGAAGGTTGCCAGTGTTGAGGTGGGGTACGCTATGGGCATTAGGGAGGCCATTTGATGTAAGGATCAGtgggtgttttatgcaactgatgaatcactaatttttaccccaaaattaataatacactatatgcggagggagaggcaagatggcagaagagtagggtccccaagtcacctgtccccaccaaattacctagataaccttcaaatcatcctaaaatctatgaattcggcctgagatttgaAGAGAGAACATCTGGAATGCTAGAGAAGTGAagagtgagaagagttcacgcttctatcaaggtaagaagacggggggaaaaaagaaataaagaaacaaaaggcctccaagggggaggggccccgcgaggagccgggcggaggccggggcgagtgtccccaggacaggagagccccgtccggagagcaggagctgcaccgaccttcccgggggaaaggggctcgcagggagttggagcaggacccaggagggcggggatgccctcgggctccctgggacactaacagacacctgcgccccgggagagtgcgccgagctccctaagggctgcagggcgcacggcgggacccggagcagctcggggagctcggcggcagctccgcggagggggggtggggcgggagcagctcggaggggctcgggcagaggaagaggctccgtgcggaggggctaTGGGGAGGGAGCAGCgggggaggggctcgggcggcggctccgcggagggggctgcggggcgggagcgcgaatccaacagcgcaggccccgcagcacagggcgccgggacacagcccaggatctggcctccccgggacaggcagagcccgggagggcccaggacagcaaggacgctcctgccccagctgagcagatctgcggccccgcccggagcctccaggccctgcagacggagagctccgagTTActggggctgaatccagggctccagagctggccccgccactgggttgttcctcctggggcctcacggggtaaacaacccccactgagccctgcaccaggcaggggcagagcagctcccccaactgctaacacctgaaaatcagcacaacaggcccctcccccagaagccagctagactgacaagttccaggggaagtcaaggtttaaagtatacagaatcagaagatatccccgtctttttttttctttttgattttgctttctacccttttttctttcctttctttctttttcttttctcttcctttttttttttcttttcttttcttccttctttctctcctctctttttctccttttcccaatacaacttgcttttggccactctgcactgagcaaaatgactagaaggaaaacctcacctcaaaagaaagaatcagaaacagtcctctctcccacagagttacaaaatctggattacaattcaatgtcagaaagccaattcagaagcactatatacagctactggtggctctagaaaaaagcataaaggactcaagagacttcatgactgcagaatttagatctaatcaggcagaaattaaaaatcaattgaatgagatgcaatccaaactagaagtcctaacgacgagggttaacaggtggaagaacgagtgagtgacacagaagacaagttgatggcaaagagggaaactgaggaaaaaagatacaaacaattaaaagaccatgagaatagattagggaaataaatgacagcctgaggaagaaaaacctacatttaattgggttccgagggcgccaaaaggaccagagggccagaatatgtatttgaacaaatcatagctgaaaactttcctaatctgggaagggaaacaggcattcagatccaggaaatagagagatcccccctaaaatcataaaaaccgttcaacacctcgacatttaatagttaagcttgcaaattccaaagataaagagaagatccttaaagcagcaagagacaagaaatccctgactttagGGAGGAGTATtagtaacagcagacctctccacagagacctggcaggccagaaagggctggcaggatatattgaGGGTCctatgagaaaaacatgcaaccaagaatactttatccagcaaggctctcattcaaataaggagagataaagagcttccaagacaggcaggaactgaaagaaaccagctctgcaagaaattttaagggggactctaaaattcccctttaagaagaagtcagtggaacaatccacaaaaacaaggactgaatagatatcatgatgacactaaactctaTCTttcatagtaactctgaacgtgaacaagctaatgaccccatcaaaggcacagggttcagactggataaaaaagcaggacccatctattgctgtctacaagagactcattttagacaggacacctacagcctgaaaataaaattggagaaccatttaccattcaaatggtcctcaaaagaaagcagggtagccatccttatatcagataaactaaaatttacccaaagactatagtaagagatgaagaggacatatatcatacttaaaggatctatccaacaagaggacttaacaatctcaatatatatgccccgaatgtgggagctgccaaatatatcaattaataaccaaagtaagaatacttagataataatacacttatacttggtgacttcaatctagcactttctacacgaTAGGTCTTctaacacaacatctccaaagaaacgagagctttaaatgatacactggacagatggatttcacagatatctacagaactttacatccaaactcaatgaatacacattcttctcaagtgcacatggaactttctccagaatagaccactactgggtcacaaatcgggtctgaactgataccaaaagattgggatctcccctgcatattctcagaccataatgccttgaaattagaactaaaccacaacaagaagtttggaaggactcaAACACGTGGTGGTTAACGACCtccagctaaaagatgaaagggtcaaccaggaaataagaagaattaaaaagtttcatggaaactaatgagaatgaagatacaaccactcaaaatctttgggatgcagcaaaagcagtcctgagggggaaatacatcacaatacaagcatccattcaaaaactggaaagaactcaaatacaaaagctaaccttacacataaaggagcagagaaaaaacagcaaatagatcctacacccagagaagaagggagttaataagattcgagcagaactcaacggaatcgagaccagaagaactgtggaacagatcaacagaacaggagttgggttctttgaaagaattaataagatagataaaccattagccagccttataaaaagtag
This Canis lupus familiaris isolate Mischka breed German Shepherd unplaced genomic scaffold, alternate assembly UU_Cfam_GSD_1.0 chrUn_S668H830, whole genome shotgun sequence DNA region includes the following protein-coding sequences:
- the LOC119879344 gene encoding olfactory receptor 4C46-like gives rise to the protein MEIRNNVTEFVLLGLTENPKMQKIIFVVFLVIYIVSVVGNVLTVVTITASPLSGSPMYFFLAYLSLIDACYSSVNTPTLIIESLREKKTIPFNACIIQIFGEHFFGGADVILLTVMAYDRYVAICKPLHYMTIMNRRLCGLLMAVVWVGGFLHAAIQILFIIPLPFCGPNVIDHFICDLNPLLNLACTDTHTLGFFVAANSGFICVLNFLLLMVSYVVILRSLKNHSLEARRKALSTCVSHITVVVLFFVPCIFVYMRPAATLSIDKAVAVFYTTITPMLNPLIYTLRNDQMKNAIRKLCSRNASVGDK